A region from the Salicibibacter cibarius genome encodes:
- a CDS encoding Glu/Leu/Phe/Val family dehydrogenase, producing MGGESELDSDKEKSHRLTIIQALMASSLKKWGYGPQVHALLKEPLRTLAVRIPIKLDSGETKIFTGFRVQHNDAIGPGIGGVRLHPEVTEKDVQAQAIWTSLQAGVIDIPYGGASGAIVCNPMELSFRELEALSRGYIRAIVSFIDPTKDVIAPDGVTNTQIMAWILDECSRLKTDHSPGFISGNPLILDGSLGREAAVGKGISIIAKSAAKRKKLPLEKTCAIIQGFGNVGTYVANTLNDAGVTIVGISDGHGALYDPEGLDVGDLMDRRDSFGMVTNVFKKSISKHELLAKDCDLIVDSSGDQKKLTTQDVEAIKASIFIEAGKGKITGEASERLHQRGTCVIPVLLTGAANTAVSYLEGVQKNIWTEEVHNKLEEMLERALTFIVDASYNHDVNMHEAAQMIGIQKLAVASCLRGWV from the coding sequence ATGGGTGGAGAATCGGAGCTTGATTCCGACAAAGAAAAAAGCCACCGTTTAACAATCATACAAGCGCTTATGGCCTCATCTCTAAAAAAGTGGGGGTATGGACCTCAAGTTCATGCGTTGCTTAAAGAACCGCTCCGGACGCTCGCCGTTCGGATTCCCATAAAACTGGATAGCGGTGAGACCAAGATCTTCACCGGTTTCCGTGTCCAACATAATGATGCGATTGGGCCGGGGATCGGAGGGGTGCGGCTTCATCCCGAAGTGACGGAAAAAGATGTTCAGGCACAGGCGATTTGGACGTCGCTGCAAGCGGGAGTCATCGATATTCCATATGGAGGCGCGAGTGGCGCAATCGTTTGCAATCCAATGGAATTATCCTTTCGTGAACTTGAAGCATTGAGCCGCGGGTACATTCGGGCCATTGTCTCTTTTATCGACCCGACAAAAGATGTCATTGCTCCCGATGGCGTAACCAATACACAAATCATGGCGTGGATACTCGATGAATGCAGCCGGTTAAAAACGGATCACTCCCCCGGGTTTATTAGCGGAAATCCGTTGATTTTGGACGGGTCACTCGGGCGGGAAGCGGCTGTTGGGAAGGGCATCTCGATCATAGCCAAGTCAGCGGCCAAGCGAAAGAAGCTTCCGTTGGAAAAGACCTGCGCCATTATTCAAGGGTTCGGAAATGTCGGGACTTATGTTGCTAATACATTGAACGATGCCGGAGTAACGATCGTCGGCATCTCCGACGGCCACGGCGCGCTTTACGATCCTGAGGGGCTTGATGTGGGTGACTTAATGGATCGCCGCGATAGCTTTGGCATGGTAACGAACGTTTTTAAAAAATCGATTTCCAAACATGAGCTGCTCGCTAAGGATTGCGATCTGATCGTTGATTCTTCCGGAGATCAAAAGAAGCTAACGACCCAAGACGTTGAAGCAATAAAAGCAAGTATTTTTATCGAAGCCGGTAAGGGAAAGATAACGGGAGAAGCAAGTGAGCGTTTGCATCAACGTGGGACATGCGTGATCCCTGTCCTCTTGACGGGTGCCGCCAACACTGCCGTCTCTTATTTGGAAGGCGTCCAAAAAAACATTTGGACAGAAGAAGTGCATAACAAATTGGAAGAGATGTTGGAACGGGCATTGACATTCATTGTTGATGCATCTTACAACCATGATGTGAATATGCATGAAGCTGCCCAAATGATCGGCATTCAAAAATTGGCGGTCGCAAGCTGTTTGCGCGGATGGGTATAA
- a CDS encoding asparaginase — protein sequence MKKIALITTGGTIASKKTDGGRLRAGEKSGEELVDMCDVPFELEIVSLFNKPSIHLGYEDLWQLKAYIEDLLRQEGIDGAVVTSGTDTLEEVAYFLDLTVENEKPLVVTGSMRGPDQVGSDAFVNLRNAMIAAADEHTAQLGSVVVFNDHIFSAKYVQKTHASNVQGFHAPGYGYFGLIDNDRVNLYQRPLYRDIYIPKTKIGYSGSQVEIIKAHLGSSPSLLRLLLETGATHGIVLEGLGRGQVPPAFMPVIANARVPIVITTSANEGEVYPAYEYEGSTYDLMNHGVILGKDYSSRKAKIKLHVLLETGVTDLQEAFNK from the coding sequence ATGAAAAAGATTGCATTGATCACGACCGGGGGGACGATCGCGAGCAAAAAAACAGACGGAGGACGCTTGCGTGCCGGAGAAAAAAGCGGTGAAGAGCTCGTCGATATGTGTGACGTCCCTTTTGAGTTGGAGATTGTTTCGTTGTTTAACAAACCGTCCATCCATCTCGGGTATGAAGATTTATGGCAATTAAAGGCATATATTGAAGATTTGTTGCGACAAGAAGGAATCGATGGTGCGGTCGTTACTTCCGGGACGGATACGTTGGAAGAAGTCGCCTATTTTCTCGATTTGACGGTGGAGAACGAAAAACCTCTTGTCGTTACAGGTTCCATGCGAGGACCGGACCAAGTGGGCAGCGATGCGTTTGTTAATTTGCGAAATGCCATGATAGCCGCTGCCGACGAACATACTGCCCAGCTCGGTTCGGTTGTCGTTTTTAATGATCATATTTTTTCTGCGAAATATGTACAAAAAACGCATGCTTCTAATGTACAAGGGTTTCATGCACCTGGATACGGATACTTTGGCTTGATTGACAATGACCGCGTCAATCTTTATCAAAGGCCGCTTTATCGCGATATTTATATACCGAAAACAAAGATAGGATACTCCGGGTCTCAGGTTGAAATTATTAAAGCCCATTTAGGTTCGTCGCCATCATTGCTACGGCTTTTGCTGGAAACGGGGGCGACGCATGGGATCGTCCTTGAAGGGTTAGGAAGAGGACAAGTTCCGCCGGCTTTTATGCCGGTGATCGCGAATGCCCGGGTCCCGATTGTGATTACGACGAGCGCAAATGAAGGCGAGGTCTATCCAGCATATGAATATGAAGGAAGCACGTACGATCTGATGAATCATGGGGTTATTTTAGGGAAGGATTATAGTAGCCGAAAAGCAAAGATAAAGCTGCATGTGCTTTTGGAAACCGGTGTTACGGACCTCCAGGAAGCGTTCAACAAGTGA
- a CDS encoding SIR2 family NAD-dependent protein deacylase, with protein sequence MDRHPKRLAILTGAGMSTESGVPDFRSQTGLWAKHDPMQTATVQALEDRYDHFHAFYGNRLESLQFIEPHSGHAIITEWQKKGIVSVIATQNVDRLHQKSGSENVAELHGNLREFSCHDCGKAAKQEDFIAKKHCHRCGGKLRPNIVLFGEQLPMQAWEYAARYIRESDVLLVVGTSLQVAPVNQLPELAPGESIYINEEIDTPVPFTRTIQAKAGEGLQSLSKEWQM encoded by the coding sequence ATGGACAGACATCCGAAACGATTAGCCATTTTAACCGGTGCAGGAATGTCTACGGAAAGCGGCGTGCCTGATTTCCGCTCGCAAACAGGCTTGTGGGCCAAGCATGATCCGATGCAAACAGCGACTGTTCAAGCCCTTGAAGATCGTTACGATCATTTTCATGCTTTTTACGGCAACCGCCTGGAAAGCCTGCAGTTCATCGAACCGCACAGCGGGCATGCCATCATTACGGAATGGCAAAAGAAAGGAATCGTCTCTGTTATTGCTACCCAAAATGTCGATCGCTTACATCAAAAGAGCGGTAGCGAAAACGTTGCCGAGCTGCACGGAAATCTGAGAGAATTTAGTTGCCACGATTGCGGGAAGGCTGCAAAACAGGAAGATTTTATCGCGAAAAAACATTGCCATCGTTGTGGGGGGAAACTCCGTCCGAACATTGTATTATTCGGAGAGCAGTTGCCGATGCAAGCTTGGGAATATGCGGCCCGGTACATAAGGGAATCCGATGTACTGCTCGTTGTCGGGACAAGCCTGCAAGTAGCTCCCGTCAATCAATTGCCGGAGCTGGCACCGGGCGAAAGCATTTACATCAACGAAGAAATCGACACGCCCGTCCCGTTTACACGAACGATCCAGGCAAAAGCAGGGGAAGGGTTGCAAAGTTTATCCAAAGAGTGGCAAATGTAG
- a CDS encoding methionine biosynthesis PLP-dependent protein: MMERTYTKETKLVQSGNRRDERTGAVNAPIYMSTAFEHTGVGESTGYDYARTGNPTREVLEEAIAELEGGRHGFACSSGMAAIQAVLSLFSQGDEIIASMDLYGGTYRLFRQYWPQWGVDVHYVDPRDLQSVEQMIEKNTKALFIETPTNPLMQEADLDALSQIAEEHNLLMIVDNTFYTPLLQRPIEFGADIVIHSATKYLGGHNDIVAGLVVTDDEALGERLFNIQNGIGMTLGAFDSWLLLRGMKTLALRMEKHQQNARAVCEMLKKHPLITEVLYTGKGGMLSFKVQDEKLVDPLLRHLRLVTFAESLGGVESLMTYPSVQTHADIPENVRIKNGVTNELMRLSCGIENHEDIIADIEWALQEAGRAIQV; encoded by the coding sequence ATGATGGAGAGGACATATACGAAGGAGACAAAGCTTGTGCAATCAGGCAACCGCAGAGATGAACGTACCGGTGCCGTCAATGCGCCGATTTACATGAGCACGGCTTTTGAGCATACGGGTGTCGGTGAATCAACAGGCTATGATTATGCCCGTACCGGAAACCCTACGCGTGAGGTGCTTGAAGAGGCGATCGCCGAATTGGAAGGGGGAAGGCATGGCTTTGCCTGCAGTTCCGGTATGGCGGCGATTCAAGCTGTGCTCAGTTTGTTTTCTCAAGGAGACGAAATCATCGCTTCCATGGATTTGTATGGCGGCACATACCGATTGTTTCGCCAATACTGGCCGCAATGGGGGGTCGACGTTCATTATGTTGACCCGCGAGACTTGCAATCCGTTGAGCAAATGATTGAAAAGAATACGAAAGCGTTGTTTATTGAAACGCCGACAAATCCTCTAATGCAGGAAGCGGATTTAGATGCACTCAGTCAAATAGCCGAGGAACATAATTTGCTCATGATTGTTGACAACACGTTTTACACCCCGTTATTGCAAAGGCCTATTGAATTTGGCGCGGATATTGTGATTCATAGCGCCACTAAATATTTGGGCGGCCATAATGATATCGTGGCAGGGCTCGTCGTTACTGATGATGAAGCGTTAGGGGAGCGTCTTTTCAATATTCAAAATGGGATTGGGATGACACTCGGAGCTTTTGACTCCTGGCTGCTACTTCGCGGAATGAAAACGCTGGCGCTAAGAATGGAAAAACATCAACAAAATGCCCGCGCGGTTTGTGAAATGTTAAAAAAACATCCGCTTATCACGGAAGTCCTCTATACGGGCAAAGGAGGAATGCTTTCGTTTAAAGTTCAGGACGAGAAGCTCGTCGACCCATTGCTTCGCCATTTGCGGCTCGTCACATTTGCCGAAAGTCTGGGCGGCGTCGAAAGTTTAATGACGTATCCGAGTGTTCAAACCCACGCGGATATTCCCGAAAACGTTCGGATTAAAAACGGCGTGACGAATGAATTAATGCGTTTATCTTGCGGCATTGAAAATCACGAAGATATCATTGCCGATATTGAATGGGCCCTACAGGAAGCTGGACGCGCGATCCAAGTATAG
- a CDS encoding YpdA family putative bacillithiol disulfide reductase, with protein sequence MIQEKILIIGAGPCGLAAAIACKEKGYDPLIIEKGNIVSAIYHYPTHQTFFSTANKLEIGDVPFITVDRKPRRSEALAYYREVVERKQLRIHTYETVENVRKTEDGTFVAETTAKGENKAYQADYVIMATGYYDHPNELGCEGENLPHVYHYFKESHPFHGQNVVVIGGKNSAVDATLELEKAGANVTVLYRGETYSSSIKPWILPEFEGLVRKESIRMVFGATITRITETSVYFEKDGWENELDADFVFAMIGYHPDHPFLTAAGVGIDRDTGRPVYEPESFETDVPGLFVAGVLAAGNNANEIFIETGRFHGYRIAAAIANAENVKRT encoded by the coding sequence TTGATACAAGAGAAAATTCTAATCATTGGCGCCGGTCCATGTGGACTGGCGGCCGCGATCGCTTGCAAGGAAAAAGGATATGATCCCCTTATCATTGAAAAAGGAAATATCGTTTCCGCCATTTATCACTATCCGACGCATCAAACCTTTTTCAGCACTGCCAATAAACTGGAAATCGGGGATGTTCCTTTTATTACGGTAGACCGTAAACCTAGGCGGAGCGAGGCACTCGCTTACTACCGAGAAGTCGTCGAACGAAAACAATTGCGTATCCACACGTATGAAACCGTAGAAAATGTTCGCAAAACGGAGGACGGGACGTTTGTGGCGGAAACAACAGCTAAAGGGGAAAATAAAGCCTATCAAGCCGACTATGTTATTATGGCGACAGGCTATTATGATCATCCGAATGAACTTGGCTGTGAAGGGGAGAACCTCCCCCATGTGTATCATTATTTTAAAGAATCCCACCCTTTCCATGGACAAAATGTTGTCGTGATCGGAGGGAAAAATTCAGCGGTTGATGCTACATTGGAGCTGGAAAAAGCAGGTGCAAACGTCACCGTTCTATATCGGGGAGAGACATATTCATCAAGCATTAAGCCGTGGATTTTGCCTGAATTCGAAGGGCTTGTCCGAAAAGAAAGCATACGGATGGTATTCGGTGCAACGATTACCCGGATAACCGAGACGAGCGTTTATTTTGAAAAAGATGGCTGGGAAAATGAACTGGATGCCGATTTCGTGTTCGCGATGATCGGTTATCACCCTGATCATCCGTTTTTAACAGCTGCCGGTGTGGGAATTGACAGAGATACGGGAAGACCCGTTTATGAACCGGAAAGCTTCGAAACAGATGTCCCTGGTCTTTTTGTCGCCGGTGTGTTGGCAGCCGGCAATAATGCGAATGAGATTTTTATTGAAACGGGAAGATTTCACGGTTATCGGATTGCGGCGGCAATTGCAAACGCCGAAAATGTAAAGCGGACGTAA
- a CDS encoding adaptor protein MecA, whose product MRLERIAANKIKVFLTFDDLKERGLTKDDLWMDRPRVHQLFRDLVMEADASLGFKADGTLSVEVFALPAQGMVIHISKTENEHEDDDMIEMDITVDERQDLFYKFHDFEAVLQLVALLTRIGVKSGSLMSMEGHYYLCFPVSTRYFLGYDRFVALISEFGEACPHSPVVVTEHGSLLIEKEAVAVLARAFGFGAESVENEADF is encoded by the coding sequence ATGCGCCTGGAACGGATCGCCGCTAATAAAATAAAAGTGTTTCTAACCTTTGATGATTTAAAAGAACGCGGGTTAACGAAAGATGATTTATGGATGGATCGTCCTCGCGTCCATCAACTATTTCGTGATCTCGTGATGGAGGCTGACGCTTCACTCGGTTTTAAGGCCGACGGAACGCTGTCCGTTGAAGTGTTTGCTTTGCCGGCGCAAGGCATGGTCATTCATATTTCCAAAACGGAAAACGAACATGAAGATGATGACATGATTGAAATGGACATCACCGTAGATGAACGGCAAGATTTATTTTATAAATTCCATGATTTCGAAGCGGTATTGCAACTCGTTGCTTTATTAACCCGAATCGGCGTTAAAAGCGGTTCGCTCATGTCTATGGAAGGGCACTATTATCTTTGCTTTCCGGTGAGCACACGCTATTTTTTAGGGTATGATCGTTTCGTCGCCCTCATTTCCGAGTTTGGAGAAGCTTGTCCCCATTCGCCCGTTGTCGTGACAGAACACGGATCATTGCTTATTGAAAAAGAGGCGGTAGCTGTATTGGCACGCGCCTTTGGTTTCGGAGCCGAATCTGTGGAAAACGAAGCCGATTTTTAA